From one Mytilus trossulus isolate FHL-02 chromosome 10, PNRI_Mtr1.1.1.hap1, whole genome shotgun sequence genomic stretch:
- the LOC134687935 gene encoding complement C1q-like protein 4, translating into MELLQKFYFLFIIFEYKVFSIDPDIYLEIQDIRKQFSKEILRLENRLDSVASENKWLKEQIKGCKCNERINETESNRNKRILLNIPTDTHASLKIAFYAHLSKNIDHMGNHQTIIFDQVRLNVGSLYKSVDGEFVSSVSGTFFFIWTISNSDGTYMQSELVVNGQVFGQIISDAAQHTDWAVSTAFAIVSLQPDDRVWIRSGVVHSGHVSGTGFGTSSFAGFLLW; encoded by the exons ATGGAGTTACtacagaaattttattttctgtttatcatatttgaatataaGGTTTTTTCTATAGATCCTGACATTTATTTGGAAATACAAGATATAAGGAAACAATTTTCTAAAGAAATTTTGCGGTTGGAAAATCGCCTTGATAGTGTTGCAAGTGAAAATAAGTGGCTGAAAGAGCAAATCAAAGGCTGTAAATGTAACGAAAGAATAAACGAAACAGAATCTAACC gaaACAAACGAATCTTACTAAACATTCCAACTGACACACACGCATCACTAAAGATAGCATTTTATGCTCATCTATCTAAAAATATTGATCATATGGGCAATCATCAAACAATAATATTTGACCAAGTCAGATTGAACGTTGGAAGTTTATATAAATCCGTTGATGGCGAATTTGTTTCCAGTGTTTCCGGGACTTTTTTCTTTATCTGGACAATCTCAAATAGTGATGGTACATATATGCAGTCAGAATTAGTCGTTAATGGTCAAGTGTTTGGACAAATCATCAGCGATGCAGCTCAGCATACAGATTGGGCAGTATCAACTGCGTTTGCAATCGTTTCACTGCAACCAGACGATCGCGTATGGATACGGTCAGGCGTTGTGCACAGCGGCCATGTTAGTGGAACTGGGTTTGGAACATCGTCATTTGCTGGATTTCTCCTGTGGTGA